The Bryobacteraceae bacterium genomic sequence TTAGAACCGCAGTACTGCACGGCAGGATCGGCCACTGCAAGTCAGCGGCTGCCAGTGGTGTCGCTTGGCCTGCAGCAGATCGTGGAACGACCGACTCGTCAGGACAAGACCGGCACGCGGACCTTCGCAGGACTGCCGAGCATCCTGCGCAAGCGGGCGACATTCGATCTCACGACATACATGACTTCCTGGAACACCGAGGACGAAGAGCCGTGCTACGGCGCACTGTTCCGGTCCACCCTGGGAGCTGCGCCGATGCTGTTCCCCGGGGCCCTCGTGAGCGACTCGCCGGATGAGCTGACGATTGCCACCGCAGGGCCGCACGGCCTGGTGGCGGGTCAAGCCGTCCGATTCAACGATGAACTCCGCTTCGTTACCGGAGTGGTTGACGACTCTACGATCGCGATCAATGCCCCATTCGAAGTTGCCCCCGCAGTTGGCGACGAGCTTGGGCGGGCCGTGACGTACACACCGTCCAATACCATTGCGAGCACAACGCTGTTCGACTACTGGAATCCCGCCGAAAGCGTGCAGCGGATGGTCGCCGGCGCGGCGGTCGACCGACTCTCGGTCGACGTCAACGGCGACTTCCACCAGTTTCGGTTTCAGGGCGTCGGAGCCGGAGTCGAGGACAACCTCACGTTCACCAGCGGGACGGCCGGCCTGACAGAATTTCCCGAAGAACCCGCGGGCCCGTACCCGGTTCCCTCACTCGTTCCGGGCAGCCTCGGCCAAGCCTGGCTGGGAGCAACGCCATCCAAGTTCTTCACGGTACTGAGGGCAACTGTGCGGCTGGACAACGCGATCGATACTCGCACGCGTGAGTTCGGCAGCATCAAGCCGAAATGTATTGTTCCGGGGGCCCGGAAGGTCACCGTCGATATGGATCTCGTGAGCAACACCGACGCGGCCACACAGGCTCTCTACGAGGCTGCCGCGCTGCGCCAACCCATAGGCGTCTACTTTCAGCTCGGACAACAGGCAGAGAGTCTCTTCGGCGCGTACCTGCCGGCTGTCGTCCCGGAACTCCCCGAATTCGACGATGGGGAGACTCGGCTGCGATGGAGACTTCGCGATAGCAGGGCGCAGGGCATCGGCAACGATGAAATCGCGATCGCGTTCGGGTGAGCCATGGACTATGAAAGCACCCGGGAAGTAGCATCGAAGGAGAACCCTGGCGTGGTCTTCCGAATCGTTCGGATGTCGCTCCAGCGAAGGATCGAATTGGGACGCCGAGCTACCGGCCTGCTGAAACGCTCGACCTTTCTGAAAGCCGGGCCGGAGGCCCTCGATCACATCGAAGCGGCAGTAATCGACAAAGAGCTCGAGCGTCTCTACATCGAATGGGGCCTAGCGAGTATCGCGGGCCTCACAATTGACGGTCAACCTGCTGATGCCATGGCTTTGGTCGAGCGAGGGCCAGAAGCGCTCGTGAGAGAAGTTCTGAATGCAGTGCGCACAGAAACCGGTCTGACGGAAATCGAACGAAAAAACTAAGAGTCGCGTTCCACTTTTTTGGGTCCAACCAAGCCGGATGGAATTGCGACACATGCAGACGAAGCGGCTTGGAACGACGACGGAACTGTGGATGGCTCACGGACACGCAAGATAGAACGACCATCGTCTGGGCCCGTAACGGACTCAGCATCTCAGAATGTCCGCAGTCCTACATTTCACCAGACAGCATCTCGTGGATCGAGAGCCATGTCGCGTGGAGGGCATCTGGCAGACCGCCTCTACTTACGATGCCCGCGCGGGACGCGGATGCGCTAGTCGCGATCGAAACTGAATCGGAAAGGGTCATGCACAATGGAACTCGATAACATTCAACAAGAGTTGATTCGCGCCATCGCCGCGGCGCCGACAGGTGGCCGCCCGACTCTGCTGAGTAACCACTCCGCCGGCCCCGAGAAATCCAGCGACACTTCCCAGAGTGTTCGACCAGCGGCACCGGCATCCACGCCGATGCTATCGCCGCTGGCTGACGCTCTCGCAGATCTCCGGGCGGCGACGATTCAACAATCCATAGCCATTCAGCAGAGCACAGACGCAATCGCAGACTCACGCGGCCCGTCCTTGCTGTCGGCCGCGAGTACGGCCGGCGACGTGGCCGCCACGGCAGGCCAAGGTCTGGCCGGCACGATCCCCCGGCTCATCGCAACCCTCCGACGCCTGTTCGGCGAGGACGAATCTCCAGCCACTCCCTCACTCTCCCCCTTCGCGCTTCCCCCGTCAATCAATCTTGAAGCGGGACTTCCTAGCAGCGGTACGCCGGAACTCCTACCCGTAGCCGCCGACTACACCGGTCTACCGCGGCGGCTCCCGCAGGCCGGCCCAGCTTCGCCGGCCATCACGATCAACGTAAGCGCTATGGACAGCAGGTCCTTCGTTGACAGCAGCGAAGAAATCGCCCGGGCCGTCCGGCATGCTCTTCTCAACAGCCATGCCCTTCGGACAGTGGTTGAGGATATCTAGGCCATGGCTACGTTTCCCAGCCTCAAGACCGGAGCGGTCGCTCAATACCCGCTGGGTCGCGCAATCGAATTCAGTACCTCAATCGTGACGTTTCTCGACGGAACTGATCAGCGACATCCAGTTCAAGGGGCTGAAATATTGCGCTGGCAAGTGTCGCTCGACTTATTGGGTGAGGACGAGCTCGATTCCATCGAGCAGTTCTTTCGAAACCACAACGGTCAACACGACGAGTTCACCTTCGTAGATCCGTTTGACGGACAAGTGCATGAGCACTGCAGATTCGACAACGAGCATCTCCAGAGCCAGCTTCAAGGAGAGTTTCGGGGCCGCACGAAGCTGCATATACGGAGCCATCGGAGTTAGTATGCCCTACTTTCCTCAATTGCTTTCCGGATCGGTGGCACAGTTCCCGCTTGCGCGTTGGACCATGACACGAACCATCAATGGCGAGACGATTGCGAGGGAGCGAACAGCGACCGCCGATACGGCGGGGCGCAGAACCCGTTGGCAGCTTTTGCTGTCGGGCCTTACTGCCGAAGAGCGGAACGCGATAGAAACCCTGTTCAGGACTTGTGAAGGACGGCTCCGTCCTTTTGTGTTCGCCGATCCCTCAGGCAATCTGCTCGCAAATCATCTGGACCTGAGTTCATCCCCTTGGCAGTCTGATCCGCAGCTCCAGTGGGTCTCAGATCTGCCGGACGCAGCCGGGGGCACCTCCGCGCTTCAAGCGACAAATACAGGTTCAATTGCGGGCAGTTGCAGGCAAGCAATCGATGTTCCGGGCGAATATGTGTGCAGCTTCAGCGTGTACGCCCGCTCGACCGCGAGTTCCAGTTTGACACTGTCCAGGTCCGGAGGCACGAACACCGACAGCCGTGTTTACCCGGTCGGGCAGGATTGGCGACGCCTCGCGTTCTCGAGCAAGCTTCCGGCATCGACCGGACCTTGCGCCTTCGCAATACACGTTCCGGGCACCGCCACGGTTGAGCTTTTTGGCGCGCAGGTTGACGCCCAGCCCTTTCCGTCCATATATCGGCGGTCCGATGCCCATTCGCGACTGTACTCGCACGCGTACTTTGCGCAGGACTCACTCGACATTGTCGCGGACGGCGTCGATAGTTTTTCACTGCAGTTATTGATTGAATCCCGGGAGGAGTCATGATGCTGCCTACCATCCATGAACACAAAGAACAGGGGGTAACCGATACTCCCCTGTTTCTTTTCGAATGTCGATTGGCGGACGGCTCCGTAGAGGCCTTCAGCACGGCGACGATTACCTATGAAGGAGTATCCTATTCAGCGAAACTCCTGGGACATTCCGCCTTCGACCTCCGTCACGGATCGACCCAGGGAACAGACGGCTCATCTCGGATTTCCTTCTTTCTGGCGAATGCCGACTCTTACTATTCAGCAGTCGAGCGGCAGGCGGGCTGGAAGGGTGCTTCACTGACGGTTCGGTTCGTGTTCTTCAACCTTCGGACTTCGACGCCTTCGACATCGTCCATGGTCGTGTTTCGAGGCATCGTCAACGCGCCGGACGAAATCACAGAGTCCGTGATCCGTCTCAGCGCACAAAACCGGCTCAACCTGGCGCGATACTATCTTCCGGACACCAGAATCCAGCGGCGATGTCCCTGGTCCTTTCCCGCGACGCTGGCGCAGCGCGAAGAAGCCGCCGATGGAGCACAGCGCGGACGCTACTCGGGACTCTACCGATGCGGATACTCTCCGGATATCTCCGGAGGCGTGGGCAGCCTCAACGGAACTGAACCATTCCAGTCTTGCGACTACACCCGAAACAGCTGCGAGCAGCGTGGGATGTTTGACCGCGATACCTCGGAGCGAGCTACTCGCCGCTTCGGCGGGATTGAGTTCGTTCCTCCCAGCATCCTCGTGCGAGGACACGGCGACAGAGCATTTCGCGAAACTGCACCAACCGAAAACCGGGCTCGCTACAACGACTACGTACCGATTGTATACGGCACAGTTTGGATGGACCCGCCTGTGATCTTCGCACGGAACGACGGCAATCTCACTCACCTCGAGATCCTGCTGGGCCACGGAGAAGTCAACCGCATACTGAAGGTACTAGTGAACGACATCGACGTCGCCGAAGGCGTTGCCGGGCGGGACATGACGGCGAGCGGCTGGTACAATGTCATTACGGCGGGAGGCCGCCAGGGCGGTTTCAACCTGCAGTTCACCGACGGATCGGGGCAACCGTTGGGCGATCCCTACGGCAGCATGGCGGTGTTGACCGCGGCAGTACCGAACAGGATCGCCGACGGACGGACCATACCGGATGTGCGTGTGCTGCTGGAAGGCCTGAAGCTCGACACGTTCGATCTGGGCGGAACGTTCGCCGGCCGCCAGTTCTCGTCGAACCCCGCGTGGGTGTTGATGGACCTTTTACTTCGGAGCGGGTGGACGCACGACGAACTTGACACAGCAAGCTTCGCCCGCAGCGCCGCGTACTGCGCCGAGGGAATCGCCGGTTTCGACGCGTTCGGCGCGCCGACACTGATTCCTCGTTTCCAGACAAACCTGTTCGTTCGCCGCCGTCGCAGCGTTTCTGATTGGGTGCGAGGCATCGGTGAAGCGGCTCGCTTGTTCCTTACCTACACCGACGAAGGGCTCTTGGAGTTGAGAACGGAAGGGACGTTTGCGACCCAGCATCCCAGCAAACCTCCGGGCTCAAATAGCTCGTCGCCACTATTCGGCGGATGGGCCGGGTACGAATTTGGGGATGGCACGGGCGGAATTTCCGGAATCGCCCGCCGGAGCAATGGAGCCTCTTCGTTCCGAGTATGGAGCCGCGAAACCGGCGACACGCCAAACCGAATCTCACTCGAGTTTCAGGACGAGTTCAACCAGTACCAACAAGATAGTTTGTCCCTTGTAGACGTCGAGGATGCGCAGGCTGTCAGACAGGAGATTACGGTGACTTCGCCCGCGCTAGGCATTCCGAACTTTCACCAGGCGGCGCGACAGTTGAAACTCTATTTGGATCGAGCAGTCCGCGGAAATACCTATGTTTCGTTCGACAGTAGCGTCCGTGCGGTCGGCCTAAGGCCCGGCGATCTCATCACAGTCACCCACTCGTCCCACGGCTTCGACCGAACGCCATTTCGGATTACCAGGCTCCTTCCAGGACTCAATCACTCGACGACCAGCATCGAAGCTCAGGTCCATGACGAGACATGGTACAGCGACGAGGCCGCGCCGGCAGGAGGAAACGCCATCTCCGGCGCTACTCTGAACTCCGGCGCCGGGTTACCCCGCCCGCTTATCGGAGCAGAGGTCTCCGGGACCGGGACCAGCCTGGGGATTACGGAGTTCGAAGAGATCACAGGCGACGGCGGTACCGCTGTCTGGATTGAGGCGGCTTTCCACGCTCCGAAGAAGCCGACACTGTTCGGCCTCGAGGCTCCACGGCTATCGTCGAGCGCCTACGTCGCGGATACCGGCGGATCGATTTCTGGAGGCCAAACGCTCTACTATGGCGTCACGGCACTTGATTCCGATCAGCGGGAGAGTTCCCTATCTTTCGTTGTGAAGGTGACAGTTCCGGCCACCGGCGATACCAACCGCGTCTCACTCCACAGCATTGCAGCAGCACCCACGGCCGTAGCCATGAATGTCTATCGCGGACCCACTCCAGCAACACTGCTACGAATCGCTCATGACGCCCCCATGGCTGCAGTTTTCGAAGATTCCGGGCTCCAGGAAGAAGCGTATGGTCCACCGGACCCGAACTATGACCGTGCGCTAATTGAATGGCGTTTGGAGTTTCAGCCCGAAGCCGAGGCCGATATCGCTGGACTAAGTTCGATTGGAAGTTCGACTCTTCAGATGCTTCCGGACGAGTACACCGGCATGAACGTCCGGATCATAGCGGGAACAGGAGCGGGACAGGAGCGGACCGTACTGGGCAATACGGCGGACACTGTTACCGTAGATGGCCCCTGGCGGGTCCAGCCCGACGCCACCAGCACGTTCGTGATTGCAGAAGCCAACTGGCGGGCTGGGGCAACCGCACTCACAAGCCCAGGGCGCTTCATCTGTCCAAACCGGCCAGGTGCGACTCTCCAGATCGCAGGTCTAGCCGCCAACGCCCAGGGGCGCCACAGCGGCTACGAGAGTGCTCCTGTTACGCGATGGCAGATCGGCGGTGGCGAGGGTGGCACCGACTCCGATGTGCCTCCCGCGCCAATGTTCGGCCTAACGCGTACCGGCCGAGGTGGCGTAGAAGTGGGTGGGATCAGCTTCGCCACCTTTGAGAACACGGCCACCGTAACCTCCGCAACGCTCCGCCTCCACTTCTGGAGCGAGTTGAACGCATCGCCCAGCACGACGCTTTCGGCTGAGTTGGCTCCTCCGTCCGTGCAGTTGCAGTTATCAACTGATGCCGGACTGAGCACGGGAAGCCTACTCCGGCTGGGCGCGGAGATTGTAGAGATTGAGTCCGTCGACGGAACGGGCCTCGTCGCCAATGTGCTCCGGGGAGCATTCGACACGTCGGTACTGAACCACCCAGCGGGCACGTCCGTCTATCTGCTCGAGTCGAAGACCTTCGTGATTCCGTTTCTCAAGGGGTTCTTTGGAAGTCCAGCCAGCGGCTCGTTCAGCTTTCCGGTTTTGCTGCCGGACGTTAGGATCTCATGCGCGGAGATGGTGGCAGCGAACGCCCGAGGCAATAGTGAGACCAGGCGCCTAGCCTTCACAGCCCTCAGCGACAACGGTATTCGTACTCTGTCCGGGGGAGAAGCGACGCTTCAAGTCGATGGTCCACTGGCCATTCAAACGGGAGCGGCGCCTCCATTGGTGGTGGATCGCTCACGCGCCGTCGGGGACGTTTTCGCCGTGGTGGGTGAGGCTCCGAACGGGTCGCCTGTCATCCTCCAGCTACGGCAGAATTCGGAGGTGCTGTGCACGCTTACGATAGCCGCCGGATCGACGATATCTAATATTATGAACGGAGCAGATCTGCCGCCGTTGACAGAGCTGTCGCGTCTCCATCTCGATGTTACCTCTGTCAGCCCATCCGCGCTCGACAGTCCAGGACGCGATCTCACCGTCGTTGTCCGCTTCTAGGAGGTCTTGGAATGCTGGAAACCTTGGAAAAGCTCAGACCGAACCGCGACCTCCAGGTGTACTTCGAGAGACCCTCGGCAATCGCCGCAATCTCTGAGGCATCATCCAACGGCTTTGTGTTGAGCGGAACCTGGCGTCAACAGTTCGATTGGGCCGTAGTTGAGTGGAACCAACACAACACGTTTGAACATCCCGCATTTCGCTACCTTCCGGACGGCGATTTGAGCGGAATCGTTCTCACGTATGAGGAAGAACGAGACAACTGCATTCTCCCGGATTCCGATCTCTATGACACCGTCGATTGGCCATATCTTCGCATCTGGACACGTGAAAACGGCGTCGACGACTTTTTCAAGGTGCGCCTCATGGATCACGCGACAGCTGTAGCCGGCGCCTACGCGCCCGCATCTGCGGAAATGGAACTAACGGGCTCGCCCACCGCCGGTGACTACGTGGGTATCTCGTTCGGCGAGGAACACCACACGTACCTCGTACTTGCCAGCGATACTCTCGAGTCCATACTCACCGCGATCGAGACCAGTGTGAACGCTTCGTCGACGCTGACTGCCGAACGTATCGGAACGACGCTGCGACTTGAGGTCTCTGGCGCCGTCCTCGGGGAGAGCGGCAACCGTCTGGGCGTCTATGGATATGTTACCGGGGCGGCAACTGAGAGCTGGGTCGATTGGTGGGCTCCGTTTACAGGGGGAGCGTCCCCTTCCAGATGGCGATACACAATCGATTTCGGCTCCCTGACGGCAAAAGACGGTCGAACCGTACCCAGCGCGGCGATCAGGAAGATGCGCTGGACATACGCCGCAGATTTCCAGATAGGCCAGTACGTGCGATCTGAATTCAGGGTACGGGTCTCGAATTGGAGTGTTTCCGGTTCCGGCCGCCACTATCTGATCGCCGGCACGAACGCCAGGCGGATCGAAGATGATTCGCGCTCTGTCACTTACTCAGGGTCATGGACTGCCGGGCTCGGGAACTTCTCCGGAGGTACAATCCGGCACACCACGGTCCCCGGTAGCGCTTGTTCGCTAGATTACTTCTGCCCGGCCACTCATCACCTTTTCGTTGGCACACGCTACGCCTTCAATGGAGCTAACCTGGAAGCCCGTGTGGACGGCACCCTTGTTAAAACGGAGAACTTGCTAATTCCGGGCGAAGATACGCTGGCGAGAATCCCGCTGGGCGAGTTCTCCGCCGGCCCGCATAGCGTGAGTCTCACTCACGCATCAACGGCTGGCAGTTATCTGTATTTCGACTTCCTGGAAATCGCTGCTCCTTCGTCAGGCCTGCCGACGCTTCCGGTTGACGATCGAGTTACGCTTGCAACAGACTGGGACACGGACCATTCAATCGCGGTCCCGGCCGAACGCACCGCTTGGATGATTGAGTCACTCGGATTCTGCGGCCGCGCCAACCACTATGTGGGCGCGCTGTGGTTTTATGAGCTAAGGGCGAAGGACCACCAGTACGCGTCGGCCACAATCGAGTTCGTTGGAAGTCCTGTTTTCAGTGAGACGACTACGGTTTCAATCGGCCGAGTCGGCGACCCTCCCGACGCCATCATCAATCACCTCAACCGAATTGGCGATACCGGAACCACGATCGCGAAGGCGTTTGAGCTCCGAATCAACAGTGGGTACACGGCGGTCCGGGCGGAAGCCTCCGGCTCTACACTGACCATCTATGCGCGCGCGATGGGAGCCGACGGCAACTTCGTTACTGTCGCCGCATCACCAGCGAGTGGTTCTTTCTATTCCATCACCAGTTCAGCTACTCTCTCGGGTGGACCCGAACAGATCGATTGGGTCACTGACTTGACTGCGTCTCCACGAATTAACCGCGCTTGCCGTGACTGGTCGCGCGCCTTCTATGTTGCTCTCAAGAACTCGGGCATCGATGTGGCTGCCGCATTCAGTCTGGAACTGCAGCACGGCGACGACTCGGAGGCGGCTGGCATCGCTCAGCGATATCCAGACGGCTCCGCGGCGTGGCTCAACACGCCGGCGCTGCAGACCAACTTCTCACCAGAGAGCCTAGCGTTTTGGAGAGAGGTTCATCGCGACATGGCCAACGTGATGGCGGAGGCCGGAGTTACGCCTTTTCTCCAGTTCGGTGAAGTTCAGTGGTGGTATTTTCCCAACGCGTCCGGCATGCCGCTCTACGATAGCTACACCAAGCTTCAGTTCCAGGCTCAATATGGACGGCCAATGGGCGTCATTGCGTCTCATGAGGCAGATCCAGCACCTTTTACCGATGAACTCGCGTTCCTGTCGCAACTAATCGGTGCATTTACGAACCAGATCACTGCATTCGTCCGCGCCGAGCATCCCGATTGCCGAATCGAAGTTCTCTATCCCACCGACGTGAACCACACGCCGCTCAACCAACTACTGAACTATCCAGGAGCGGATTGGACACCGGTCAACCTCGACAATCTGAAGACCGAGAGCTTCACCTTTACGTTCGCAAAGAATCTCAATCTGTCGGAGATCACGGTCAACTATGGCGAGACTCGGGGCTTTTCGCGCAACAAACGAAGCTTCCTCGTCGGGATCGGCGACTCTTCGAGCCCGTGGCGGAAAGAGGTCGAAATGGCAAAGGGAAGAGGACTGGAATCGATCGTACTGTTCGCGCTGGACCAGTTCTGCCTCATCGGCTACGAGACGCCGATTCGTGCCGGCCTCCGCCGCAGCGTCCTCGCCGGGTGAACGCTATCCTGGTAGTTTGAATGCTGTCTAAGCAACAAGAGGGAGCGGCGATGACGGACGCGGTCGCCGCGACAATCCGCACAGAGATCACTCCGATTCTTTCCGAACTTGCACAGTGCCGCTCCACTGCCGAGTTGGAGCGGTCCACCCTGTATCGGGACCGCCGCGCCGCAATCGATCGGGTGCTGACCACGATTCAATCGGACCGGTTCGCGCCGAAGTCGCCAGCCGCGAAGTCCTCCTACCGGATCCTCGCCTGGAACATCGAACGCGGAAAGGAACTGGCAGGACAAGTCGAGGCCTTCCGAACTCACTCCTACCTCAGTACTTGCGACGTCCTGCTGCTGACGGAAACCGATGTCGGCATGGCCCGTTCCGGCAACGTCGACGTCGCCCGCGCACTTGCGATGGAACTCGGCTTCGACTACGCCTTCGTCCCCTGCTACCTGAGCCTTGTCAAGGGTTCCGGCACAGAGCGGGACATCAAGGGCGACAATGATCTGGGCTTGCACGGCAACGCGATCCTGAGCCGCTACCCAATCATCGACGCCAAGCGTATCTCCCTTCGTAACGGCATCGACAAAATGGCGAGCCGCGAGCAACGCCTCGGCTCTCAATGCGCGCTTTCCGCGACCATCGATTTTCCGGGCACGCCGCTCAACGTCGCTTGCATCCACCTCGACGCCAACTCCACCCAACGCCATCGCGCCGACCAAATGCTCACCGTCCTCGACGCCCTCCCGGCCAATGGCGCATGCCTCATCGGCGGCGACTGGAACACCACCACCTTCGATTCTTCATCGGCATTCAGCGCCATCATGGGCTACTTCCTGCGCGTGCTGATGGGGCCGGGCAACGTCATCCGCAATCACTACCTGCATCCCTACCGCTGGTTCGAGCGCAAACTCTTCCGACTGCTCGAACACCGCAGCTTCGATATCGGCCGATGCAATCAGCGCGCCGAGCCAACCATCTTCTACGACGTTACCGACATTCGCGCGCACAAGGGACTCGCCGAGTGGGTCCCAGGCTGGTGCTTCCCCTTCATCCGATGGGCGCTACGCGAACACGGCGGTGGCTGTCCTCTGAAGATCGACTGGTTCGCCGCCCGCGACCTCACTTGCACCGATCCCATCGTCATCCACGATGTCCGCGCCGGCCGCGCAGTTCCCCTGTCGGACCACGACGCCATCGGAGTCGACATCCGCCTACCGTAAAATAGTGGGATGCTCGCCGCACCCCCAGAAACAGAGGCGCCCGTCAAAGATCTCGCCCAAGAGATCATCGACCGAGAGAAACGCTTCGTCTTCCAGAACTACGGACGCTACCCGCTGGCGCTGCACCGCGGCAAGGGCTGTAATCTTTTCGATTTCTCCGGGCGCCGCTACCTCGATCTGATCTCCGGCATCGGCGTCAACGGACTCGGCCATGCGCACCCCCGTATCGTGCGCGTCATCCGCGAACAGGTCACGCAACTGGTCCATTGCTCGAATCTGTACTATCAGGAGTATCAGGGCCTGCTCGCCGAACGTCTCGCGCGGATGAGCGGTCTGCAGCGAAGCTTCTTCTGTAACTCCGGCGCTGAAGGCATCGAGACCGCCGTCAAGATGATTCGCTCCCACGGCAACCGGATCGATCCGGCCAAGAACGAAATCATCACTTGCGAGAACTCCTTCCACGGCCGCACCACCGGCGCAATTTCGATCACCGGCCAGCCCAAATACCGCAAGGATTTCGAGCCGCTCCTGGCCGGCGTCCGCTTCATCCCGTTCAACGACCCCGCCGCCCTCGAAGCCGCCATGAACGAACGCACCGCTGGCGTTGTGCTGGAAGTAATTCAGGGCGAAGGCGGCGTCTTTCCGGTCTCGGAAGTCATGCTGCGGACAGCGCGAGAGCTTTGCGACCGCTACAACGCGCTCCTCGTCTTCGACGAAATCCAATGCGGCGTCGGCCGCACCGGCACCTACTTTGCCTACCAGATGTTCGATCCACCCGTGCTGCCGGATGTCGTCGTCACGGCGAAACCGATCGCCGCCGGACTCCCGCTCGGCGCCGTGATCGCCTCCGAATCGGCAGCCGCCACCATCGCGCCAGGCATGCACGGAACCACGTTCGGCGGCGGCGTGCTCTCCTGCCGCGTCGCGTGCGAATTCCTCGACATCCTTGATGAGATCCTGCCCCAGATGCGCGAACGGAGCGCCTATTTCGAAAAGAAGCTACAGGCGCTGGCCGCGCGCCACGCCGTGATCAGGGAAGTGCGGGTTCGCGGGTTGATGATCGGCGTGGAACTGCACGTGCCCGGCAAGCAATGCGTCTCCGACGCCATGAACCTCGGCCTGCTTATCAACTGCACGCATGAAACCGTTCTCCGGTTCCTGCCGCCCTACATCATTTCAGAAAAGGAAATCGACAAGGCCGTGCGCATCCTCGACAAGGTGCTCAAAGCAGTCCCTTCCGCCCCTGCTTCTCCAGCATCTTGACGATCTGCCCCACGTCCTGCGCCCGCTCGCGATCCGCAATGAGCAAAGCATCCGGCGTGTCCACAACAACCAAATTCTTCACGCCGACCAGCGCCACGGTCTTCCCCGCCCCGTCGACGAAGCATCCAGCGGCCGAATGCGTGAGCGTGTCGCCGCGAAACACGTTGCCGTCGCCGTCCCGGTCGAGCAGTTCGTAGACGGCGTTCCAGCTCCCGAGGTCGCTCCAACCGAAATCGCCGCTCGCCAAGCCCGACACCTCGCCTGCCAGCGCCGCCTTCTCCATCACGGCGTAGTCCACTGAAATGTTCTCGCACAGCGGGTACACCTGGCGCAGCCTGCGGTCCAGCGCCGCGCCGGGTTTCCCAGGCAGCGAGGCAATCAGCAACGCGGTCTTCGGCAGGTAGCAGCGCAGCGATTCGAGGAACACGTCGGCCCGCCAGAAAA encodes the following:
- a CDS encoding aspartate aminotransferase family protein — protein: MLAAPPETEAPVKDLAQEIIDREKRFVFQNYGRYPLALHRGKGCNLFDFSGRRYLDLISGIGVNGLGHAHPRIVRVIREQVTQLVHCSNLYYQEYQGLLAERLARMSGLQRSFFCNSGAEGIETAVKMIRSHGNRIDPAKNEIITCENSFHGRTTGAISITGQPKYRKDFEPLLAGVRFIPFNDPAALEAAMNERTAGVVLEVIQGEGGVFPVSEVMLRTARELCDRYNALLVFDEIQCGVGRTGTYFAYQMFDPPVLPDVVVTAKPIAAGLPLGAVIASESAAATIAPGMHGTTFGGGVLSCRVACEFLDILDEILPQMRERSAYFEKKLQALAARHAVIREVRVRGLMIGVELHVPGKQCVSDAMNLGLLINCTHETVLRFLPPYIISEKEIDKAVRILDKVLKAVPSAPASPAS
- a CDS encoding phage tail protein, which gives rise to MIFARNDGNLTHLEILLGHGEVNRILKVLVNDIDVAEGVAGRDMTASGWYNVITAGGRQGGFNLQFTDGSGQPLGDPYGSMAVLTAAVPNRIADGRTIPDVRVLLEGLKLDTFDLGGTFAGRQFSSNPAWVLMDLLLRSGWTHDELDTASFARSAAYCAEGIAGFDAFGAPTLIPRFQTNLFVRRRRSVSDWVRGIGEAARLFLTYTDEGLLELRTEGTFATQHPSKPPGSNSSSPLFGGWAGYEFGDGTGGISGIARRSNGASSFRVWSRETGDTPNRISLEFQDEFNQYQQDSLSLVDVEDAQAVRQEITVTSPALGIPNFHQAARQLKLYLDRAVRGNTYVSFDSSVRAVGLRPGDLITVTHSSHGFDRTPFRITRLLPGLNHSTTSIEAQVHDETWYSDEAAPAGGNAISGATLNSGAGLPRPLIGAEVSGTGTSLGITEFEEITGDGGTAVWIEAAFHAPKKPTLFGLEAPRLSSSAYVADTGGSISGGQTLYYGVTALDSDQRESSLSFVVKVTVPATGDTNRVSLHSIAAAPTAVAMNVYRGPTPATLLRIAHDAPMAAVFEDSGLQEEAYGPPDPNYDRALIEWRLEFQPEAEADIAGLSSIGSSTLQMLPDEYTGMNVRIIAGTGAGQERTVLGNTADTVTVDGPWRVQPDATSTFVIAEANWRAGATALTSPGRFICPNRPGATLQIAGLAANAQGRHSGYESAPVTRWQIGGGEGGTDSDVPPAPMFGLTRTGRGGVEVGGISFATFENTATVTSATLRLHFWSELNASPSTTLSAELAPPSVQLQLSTDAGLSTGSLLRLGAEIVEIESVDGTGLVANVLRGAFDTSVLNHPAGTSVYLLESKTFVIPFLKGFFGSPASGSFSFPVLLPDVRISCAEMVAANARGNSETRRLAFTALSDNGIRTLSGGEATLQVDGPLAIQTGAAPPLVVDRSRAVGDVFAVVGEAPNGSPVILQLRQNSEVLCTLTIAAGSTISNIMNGADLPPLTELSRLHLDVTSVSPSALDSPGRDLTVVVRF
- a CDS encoding endonuclease/exonuclease/phosphatase family protein; this encodes MTDAVAATIRTEITPILSELAQCRSTAELERSTLYRDRRAAIDRVLTTIQSDRFAPKSPAAKSSYRILAWNIERGKELAGQVEAFRTHSYLSTCDVLLLTETDVGMARSGNVDVARALAMELGFDYAFVPCYLSLVKGSGTERDIKGDNDLGLHGNAILSRYPIIDAKRISLRNGIDKMASREQRLGSQCALSATIDFPGTPLNVACIHLDANSTQRHRADQMLTVLDALPANGACLIGGDWNTTTFDSSSAFSAIMGYFLRVLMGPGNVIRNHYLHPYRWFERKLFRLLEHRSFDIGRCNQRAEPTIFYDVTDIRAHKGLAEWVPGWCFPFIRWALREHGGGCPLKIDWFAARDLTCTDPIVIHDVRAGRAVPLSDHDAIGVDIRLP